From a region of the Fervidicoccaceae archaeon genome:
- a CDS encoding phenylalanine--tRNA ligase subunit alpha, which translates to MEKATLTEGERKLLAVLINLGKDVEVNFLSELTGFPSSTVNALIELLKSKGLIREEVSYTLNYRLTNEGKEALENGLPEEKLTSVLLNSGPLSIPELENRLGRKLLQIALGAARKRGVVEVKEGKAYLVKERLNEITIDREVLKRIGRGEALEKELESRLETLMRRGLIEKELRKVRKVRAEMPAAKTAIETQSEVLVKMTSQDLTSGRWREAYIKEYNVEALPPRQHPGIPSFYMLFIERIKDILKSLGFREVVGPIVETEFWNFDVLFQAQDHPSREIHDTFWIDLDNENLYADKNLVERARTVHESGGKSGSKGWRYKWKQENAARLILRTQMTAVSARTLASKPEPPFRFFSIGKVFRPDLIDSRHLPEFYQLDAIIGDRDMNFSFLLGAIVEFFEEMGLKEVRFKPAYFPFTEPSVEGYIKIEPLGWVEVFGAGLFRPEVLEILDVNVPVGAWGMGLDRLAMALLNIDDIRKLYSRDVLLLREALSKRIESLI; encoded by the coding sequence ATGGAGAAAGCAACATTAACGGAGGGAGAAAGAAAGCTGCTTGCGGTTTTGATAAATTTAGGTAAAGATGTTGAAGTGAATTTCCTTTCCGAACTAACTGGCTTCCCCTCATCTACCGTAAATGCTTTAATAGAGCTCCTAAAATCAAAAGGACTGATTAGAGAGGAAGTATCGTATACTCTAAACTACAGACTTACAAATGAAGGAAAAGAGGCTTTGGAGAACGGATTGCCGGAAGAAAAGTTAACATCAGTCCTTCTAAATTCCGGCCCTCTTTCTATACCTGAGCTAGAAAATCGCTTGGGAAGAAAGCTTCTTCAAATAGCCCTTGGTGCTGCTAGAAAGAGAGGAGTAGTTGAAGTGAAGGAAGGAAAAGCATATCTAGTCAAGGAAAGACTCAACGAGATCACCATTGATAGGGAAGTTCTCAAGAGGATTGGAAGGGGCGAAGCTCTGGAAAAAGAGCTAGAAAGCAGGCTGGAAACTCTGATGAGAAGAGGATTGATCGAGAAAGAACTTAGGAAAGTGAGAAAAGTTAGGGCGGAAATGCCTGCAGCTAAAACAGCTATTGAAACTCAATCGGAAGTATTGGTAAAAATGACATCGCAGGATTTGACCAGTGGAAGATGGAGGGAGGCCTACATAAAGGAGTACAATGTTGAAGCACTTCCTCCAAGACAGCATCCCGGCATTCCAAGCTTCTACATGCTATTTATTGAGAGAATAAAAGATATACTAAAATCCCTCGGATTCCGTGAAGTTGTAGGGCCAATTGTGGAGACTGAGTTCTGGAACTTCGATGTTCTATTTCAAGCCCAAGACCATCCCTCCAGAGAAATACATGATACATTCTGGATAGACCTAGACAACGAAAACTTATATGCTGATAAAAATTTAGTCGAGAGGGCTAGGACAGTACATGAGAGCGGAGGGAAGAGCGGAAGCAAGGGCTGGAGGTACAAGTGGAAGCAGGAAAATGCTGCTAGACTCATACTCAGAACGCAGATGACTGCTGTATCTGCGAGAACCCTAGCATCTAAACCTGAGCCACCATTTAGATTTTTTTCCATAGGAAAGGTCTTTAGACCGGATCTCATTGACTCAAGACATCTCCCAGAATTCTATCAGCTTGATGCAATAATTGGAGATAGAGACATGAACTTCTCTTTTCTGCTCGGCGCGATAGTGGAGTTCTTCGAGGAAATGGGCTTGAAGGAAGTTAGATTTAAGCCAGCTTATTTTCCTTTCACGGAGCCCAGCGTAGAAGGATATATAAAAATCGAACCACTGGGTTGGGTTGAAGTTTTTGGAGCTGGTTTATTCAGACCAGAAGTTTTGGAAATCTTAGATGTCAATGTTCCGGTGGGAGCCTGGGGTATGGGCCTCGACAGACTAGCAATGGCCTTGCTCAACATAGATGATATAAGAAAACTGTACTCAAGAGATGTCTTGCTGCTGAGAGAAGCTCTCTCAAAAAGAATTGAATCGCTAATTTGA
- the pheT gene encoding phenylalanine--tRNA ligase subunit beta: protein MPVLYLNPERLISFIGDRGIALEKLNEILFSLKSESSLTADGLLEVEVNSDRPDLFISEGIARAVKGLIGYEKGLFQPRIQDSSYMLKVDEVPSRPFIAIGIVRGVELGEEGLKELIQFQEKLHITIGRNRRKMAIGIHDLRKIPSQDLRYTMVTLEHEMFPLGIREKKKIREVLSGTPQGRSYGEISLIGGAHPAIFSGDEIISLPPVINSEITRIEPDTKDLLIDVTGIDEETVLKTLDLITSILNEKTGSIIERVHVLKPNGERRKDPLLNKIQLALEKDYAEKVLGLKLDEKEIADLLERMRLGVEKAEDFLFRVTVPEYRSDILHPVDLVEDIAMAYGYSRIVPMRPSFSTEGSLERFSRISRILRMYAVGLGFQEVSGFVLTGDEANLFLRKGERIMRIKNPVSENMKFVRPTNIISLLLVLRENQHVELPLKIFEIGENVVIGGSRILQRRTIALAIMKDELSFEEIQAPIYSILSNFSKDVVFRRDSIDYLLQGRTAKVSVEGIPVGILGEVHPQILTEMGIKYPVGVGELDLSSLSSLIERKRTA from the coding sequence TTGCCAGTTCTATACTTAAACCCCGAAAGATTGATAAGCTTCATAGGAGACAGAGGAATAGCTTTAGAAAAACTCAACGAAATTCTCTTCTCTCTGAAATCTGAATCAAGTCTTACAGCGGATGGATTGCTTGAAGTTGAAGTCAACAGCGACAGGCCAGATCTCTTTATCAGCGAGGGCATCGCAAGAGCGGTAAAAGGATTGATTGGGTACGAGAAGGGGTTGTTCCAGCCAAGGATACAGGATTCGAGTTACATGCTGAAGGTTGATGAGGTTCCAAGTAGACCTTTTATAGCTATAGGGATTGTGAGGGGAGTTGAGCTAGGAGAGGAAGGTCTTAAAGAGCTTATTCAGTTTCAAGAAAAACTGCATATAACCATAGGAAGGAACAGAAGAAAGATGGCTATTGGGATTCACGATCTCAGAAAGATTCCGAGCCAGGATCTGAGATACACAATGGTAACGCTCGAGCATGAAATGTTCCCCCTTGGTATAAGAGAGAAGAAAAAGATAAGGGAGGTTCTATCGGGAACTCCTCAAGGTAGAAGCTATGGAGAAATATCATTGATAGGAGGAGCCCATCCTGCTATTTTCTCTGGCGATGAAATCATAAGTCTCCCTCCTGTGATTAATTCTGAAATCACCAGAATTGAGCCTGATACAAAAGATCTGCTAATTGATGTAACAGGTATCGATGAGGAGACTGTTCTGAAGACCCTCGATCTAATTACAAGCATTTTGAATGAAAAAACGGGGAGTATTATAGAAAGAGTGCATGTATTGAAGCCAAATGGAGAAAGGAGGAAAGATCCCCTCTTGAACAAAATCCAGCTAGCTCTGGAGAAAGATTATGCGGAAAAAGTTCTGGGACTAAAGCTTGATGAAAAGGAGATAGCTGATCTATTGGAGAGAATGAGATTGGGTGTGGAGAAAGCTGAAGATTTTCTGTTCAGAGTCACAGTGCCTGAATATAGATCTGATATTCTGCATCCAGTCGATCTCGTTGAGGATATTGCAATGGCATATGGATATAGCAGAATAGTTCCCATGAGACCGAGCTTTTCCACAGAGGGCTCACTTGAGAGATTTTCGAGGATTTCGAGAATTCTAAGGATGTATGCTGTGGGTCTCGGCTTTCAGGAAGTTTCCGGTTTTGTATTGACAGGTGACGAAGCAAATCTTTTTCTAAGGAAAGGAGAAAGAATAATGAGAATAAAAAACCCTGTTTCAGAAAATATGAAGTTTGTCAGACCAACCAACATAATTTCTCTTCTCCTAGTTCTCAGGGAAAATCAGCATGTTGAATTGCCGCTGAAAATCTTTGAAATTGGAGAAAATGTCGTTATTGGTGGAAGCAGAATATTGCAGAGAAGGACTATTGCTCTTGCAATAATGAAAGATGAGCTGAGCTTTGAAGAAATTCAAGCCCCAATATATTCCATTCTATCGAATTTCAGTAAAGATGTTGTTTTCAGAAGAGATAGCATTGATTATTTGCTTCAGGGAAGAACAGCTAAAGTCAGTGTTGAGGGCATTCCTGTTGGGATCCTGGGAGAAGTTCATCCACAAATTTTGACCGAAATGGGAATAAAATATCCGGTAGGAGTAGGAGAATTGGATTTGAGCTCTCTCTCCAGCTTGATCGAGAGAAAGAGAACTGCTTAG
- a CDS encoding alanyl-tRNA editing protein, producing MVDVKAFADGKPKTRRIYLEDSYIKKLETSVIAGICERGRKCYVILEETIFHPQGGGQPSDAGEITGENFKLSVKKVLDVNDVLIHYGILEQGELMHAGERVELSIDWNRRYSIMKAHTAGHILDYAVNAVMRKYVETISASHSPEGAYVVYKIENDDPLDLEKVELVANEAARACRAVRVVYISREELFSKLNNVPNLERLPVLSSYRIISIDGINSIPCSGTHVMNTCEINEIEVLGKEKVQGGIALHYKVV from the coding sequence ATGGTCGATGTAAAGGCTTTTGCTGATGGAAAGCCAAAAACAAGAAGAATATATTTAGAAGATTCATATATAAAGAAATTAGAAACTAGTGTTATTGCAGGAATTTGCGAGAGAGGAAGGAAGTGCTATGTTATTCTTGAAGAAACCATATTTCATCCCCAAGGGGGAGGTCAGCCCAGTGATGCTGGGGAGATCACGGGAGAAAATTTCAAGCTATCCGTGAAAAAGGTACTTGATGTGAATGATGTTCTCATTCACTATGGAATTTTGGAGCAAGGAGAGCTCATGCACGCTGGAGAGAGAGTTGAACTAAGCATCGATTGGAATAGAAGGTACAGTATAATGAAAGCACATACAGCAGGACACATACTCGATTATGCCGTCAACGCTGTTATGAGAAAGTATGTAGAAACAATATCAGCAAGTCACTCACCAGAAGGCGCTTATGTAGTATATAAGATAGAGAATGATGATCCTTTGGACCTAGAGAAAGTGGAGTTGGTGGCAAATGAGGCTGCTAGAGCATGCAGAGCAGTGAGAGTTGTGTACATTTCAAGAGAGGAGCTGTTCTCAAAGCTAAATAATGTTCCAAATTTGGAGAGGCTTCCAGTCCTCAGCTCCTATAGAATTATCTCAATAGATGGAATCAACTCGATACCTTGTTCTGGCACACATGTTATGAACACTTGTGAAATTAATGAAATTGAAGTCCTTGGA